In Desulfosoma caldarium, the following are encoded in one genomic region:
- a CDS encoding manganese efflux pump MntP — protein MSALETLLLAVALGCDAFAVGLGVGTRFCAPRQIFRLAFHFGLFQFAMPLLGWTMGLYLVSLVRRWGPWLAFLLLVFIGGKMAYESLRDEESYEVCADPTRGMSLVVLSVATSMDALGVGFSLGILGRDLLGAAVCIGITAALMTWAAMRIGNRLSALWGRRMGVFGGLVLIAIAFKLVLG, from the coding sequence ATGAGTGCTCTGGAAACCCTTCTTCTTGCCGTGGCCTTGGGCTGCGATGCCTTTGCCGTCGGCCTCGGCGTGGGCACCCGGTTTTGCGCGCCGCGCCAAATCTTTCGGCTGGCCTTTCACTTCGGACTCTTTCAGTTCGCCATGCCCCTTCTAGGCTGGACCATGGGGCTTTACCTGGTGAGTCTCGTGCGGCGATGGGGGCCATGGCTCGCTTTTCTTCTTCTTGTTTTCATCGGTGGAAAAATGGCTTATGAAAGCCTGCGGGATGAAGAATCCTACGAGGTGTGTGCGGATCCCACACGAGGCATGAGCCTGGTGGTGCTTTCTGTGGCCACCAGTATGGATGCTTTGGGCGTGGGGTTCAGTTTGGGCATTTTGGGTCGGGACCTCCTGGGAGCAGCGGTATGCATCGGCATCACCGCCGCCTTGATGACGTGGGCGGCCATGCGCATCGGCAACCGCCTCTCCGCCCTTTGGGGGCGGCGCATGGGCGTCTTTGGCGGCCTTGTCCTGATTGCCATTGCATTTAAGTTGGTCCTGGGCTGA